From one Lolium rigidum isolate FL_2022 chromosome 4, APGP_CSIRO_Lrig_0.1, whole genome shotgun sequence genomic stretch:
- the LOC124648506 gene encoding probable serine/threonine-protein kinase PBL7: protein MIDTRVLAHSRVDPAIRWGAVARGCAVFVPGDAAAVCGRKKREAGQETSTSETKKTKRKWGRGFCGKTAQEAEEPLTSETKKKRKNGATSSETDKKRWLKTRIWRKKKAKNDQLASLVKEISLANSPKARAAAGEILRIGNHNIPSRVFTFGQLSDATNSFSPENLLGEGGFGRVYRGYISETMELAPQDVVLHTTVIAVKQLDKDGLQGNREFLVEVLMLSLLHHPNLVTLLGYCTECDQKILVYEYMPLGSVQDHLLDLTPKSQPLSWHTRMKIAVGAARGLEYLHEVANPPVIYRDLKASNILLDGSFNAKLADFGLAKLGPVGDKSHVTTRVMGTYGYCAPEYAMSGKLTKMSDIYCFGVVLLELITGRRAIDTTKPTREQILVHWAAPLFKDKKKFIKMADPLLDNKFPLKGLNQALAISSMCLQEEATSRPLISDVVTALTFLADPNYDPPDDIEPQPISGPFFDREFSLREPELGEKSCSKSE, encoded by the exons ATGATCGACACGAGAGTGCTCGCCCACTCTCGCGTCGATCCAGCAATTCGATGGGGTGCTGTTGCTCGTGGGTGCGCGGTGTTTGTGCCAGGAGATGCAGCCGC AGTATGTGGCAGAAAGAAGAGGGAGGCTGGGCAAGAAACATCAACATCGGAGACAAAGAAAACAAAGAGGAAATGGGGGCGTGGCTTCTGTGGCAAGACAGCACAAGAAGCAGAGGAGCCATTGACATCAGagacaaagaagaagaggaagaacggGGCGACGAGCTCTGAGACAGACAAAAAAAGGTGGCTCAAGACCAGGATTTGGAGAAAGAAGAAAGCCAAGAACGATCAGTTGGCAAGCCTTGTGAAAGAAATTTCACTCGCAA ATAGTCCCAAGGCCAGGGCTGCAGCAGGGGAGATATTACGGATCGGCAACCACAACATTCCTAGCAGGGTATTTACATTTGGTCAATTGTCAGATGCGACCAATTCTTTCAGCCCGGAGAATCTCCTGGGAGAAGGTGGCTTCGGAAGAGTGTATAGAGGATACATTTCGGAGACCATGGAA TTGGCACCCCAAGATGTTGTACTACATACAACA GTCATAGCTGTTAAGCAGCTGGACAAGGATGGGTTGCAGGGAAACCGTGAGTTCCTCGTCGAGGTGCTGATGCTTAGCCTTCTTCATCACCCAAATCTTGTCACCTTGCTTGGGTACTGCACCGAATGTGACCAGAAGATTCTAGTGTATGAGTATATGCCACTCGGTTCGGTGCAAGATCATCTTCTAG ATCTCACTCCAAAATCTCAGCCGCTGTCCTGGCATACACGGATGAAGATTGCGGTTGGTGCTGCCAGAGGCCTCGAGTACTTGCATGAGGTAGCCAATCCACCAGTGATATACCGTGATCTTAAGGCATCAAATATTCTCTTGGATGGGAGCTTCAATGCAAAGTTAGCAGATTTTGGCCTGGCAAAGCTTGGTCCAGTTGGCGACAAAAGTCATGTCACCACAAGGGTGATGGGCACATACGGATACTGCGCTCCCGAGTACGCCATGAGTGGCAAGCTAACAAAGATGTCGGACATATATTGCTTTGGTGTGGTTCTCCTGGAGCTCATCACTGGGAGGCGAGCAATCGACACCACAAAACCGACTCGCGAACAGATTCTTGTCCACTGG GCAGCTCCACTCTTCAAGGATAAGAAGAAGTTCATCAAGATGGCTGATCCACTGCTTGACAACAAGTTCCCCCTGAAGGGTCTAAACCAGGCACTTGCAATCTCGTCAATGTGTCTACAAGAAGAAGCAACCAGTCGCCCGCTAATTAGTGATGTGGTGACGGCCCTTACATTTCTCGCCGACCCAAACTATGATCCTCCAGATGATATTGAACCGCAACCTATATCAGGTCCCTTTTTCGACAGAGAATTTAGCCTAAGAGAACctgaattaggtgaaaaaagttgCAGCAAAAGTGAATAG
- the LOC124707425 gene encoding B2 protein-like, translating to MDNLWHLGDEFRGQSKVMEDRQWSLMTSKLAEITKSKAERMNDFDYARMNAVPEMKQWDRLPYHQDDSKIDHLNLGLMNLDFKMNDIKMNEAAMKYPFRNMPYNMNQMYPKGNNGNVNSFKMNAGVNKYSNNINGKEANGKHNGSNNNNGSNSNNNSVDKRFKTLPTSEMLPRNEVLGGYIFVCNNDTMQEDLKRQLFGLPARYRDSVRAITPGLPLFLYNYTTHQLHGVFEAASFGGSNIDPTAWEDKKCKGESRFPAQVRIRIRKLCKALEEDAFRPVLHHYDGPKFRLELSIAETLSLLDLCKSDDV from the exons ATGGACAACTTGTGGCATCTTGGAGATGAGTTCCGTGGGCAGTCCAAGGTGATGGAGGACCGTCAATGGTCTCTGATGACATCAAAGTTGGCTGAGATCACAAAGTCAAAGGCTGAGAGGATGAATGACTTTGACTATGCGCGGATGAACGCTGTCCCTGAGATGAAGCAGTGGGATAGgctaccctaccaccaagatgacAGCAAGATCGACCACCTCAATCTTGGCCTCATGAACTTAGATTTTAAGATGAATGATATCAAGATGAACGAGGCTGCCATGAAGTACCCTTTCCGCAACATGCCCTACAACATGAATCAGATGTACCCCAAgggaaacaatggtaatgtcaattCATTCAAGATGAATGCTGGGGTCAACAAATATTCGAATAACATAAATGGGAAAGAGGCAAATGGCAAACACAATGGTAGTAACAACAATAACGgaagcaacagcaacaacaactctGTCGACAAGCGCTTCAAGACATTGCCAACAAGCGAGATGCTGCCAAGGAATGAAGTTCTTGGTGGATACATCTTTGTCTGCAACAATGATACCATGCAGGAGGATCTCAAGAGGCAGCTTTTTG GTTTGCCAGCAAGATATCGTGATTCAGTCCGGGCGATTACTCCTGGTCTACCTCTTTTCCTCTACAACTACACCACCCACCAGCTCCATGGGGTGTTTGAG GCTGCTAGTTTTGGAGGATCCAACATTGATCCCACCGCTTGGGAAGATAAAAAGTGTAAAGGTGAATCCAGATTCCCAGCACAG GTGAGGATTCGCATTAGAAAGCTTTGCAAAGCTTTGGAAGAGGATGCTTTTAGGCCAGTGTTGCACCACTATGATGGTCCTAAATTTCGCCTTGAGCTCTCCATAGCAGAG ACACTGTCACTGCTAGACCTGTGCAAGTCAGACGATGTCTGA